A single region of the Salvia miltiorrhiza cultivar Shanhuang (shh) chromosome 8, IMPLAD_Smil_shh, whole genome shotgun sequence genome encodes:
- the LOC130999733 gene encoding 2-alkenal reductase (NADP(+)-dependent)-like — protein MGEEVKNKQVILNDYVKASVKESDMSLRTSTIQLRIPAGCDDAVLVKNLYLSCDPYMLGRMKKLEGHYVDSFKPNSPISGYGVSKVMDSSHPNYKKGDLVWGATGWEEYSIIRDQSRLFEIQDKDLPLSYYIGILGMPGMTAYVGFFELCSPKKGETVYVSAASGAVGQLVGQFAKSIGCYVVGSAGSKEKVDLLKNKFGFDDAFNYKEEQDYNAALKRYFPDGIDIYFENVGGKMLEAVLNNMRLHGRVAVCGMISQYGLEQPEGVHNLFNLISKRIRMQGFIVGDYYHLYPKFLEMVVPQIKEGKITYVEDIAEGLESAPSALVGLFSGRNVGKQVVAVARE, from the exons ATGGGCGAGGAAGTGAAGAACAAGCAGGTGATCCTCAACGATTATGTGAAGGCTTCTGTGAAAGAATCCGATATGTCGCTCAGAACTTCCACAATTCAGCTGAGAATTCCGGCCGGCTGCGACGACGCCGTTTTGGTGAAGAATCTCTACTTGTCGTGCGATCCCTACATGCTCGGTCGCATGAAGAAACTCGAGGGCCACTATGTTGATTCTTTCAAACCAAATTCT CCTATTTCTGGATATGGAGTGTCGAAAGTAATGGATTCGTCTCATCCAAACTACAAGAAGGGTGATCTCGTTTGGGGCGCTACTGGCTGGGAGGAGTACAGCATCATTCGAGATCAAAGCAGATTGTTTGAAATTCAAGATAAAGATTTGCCTCTCTCCTACTATATAGGGATTCTTG GTATGCCTGGCATGACGGCTTATGTTGGTTTCTTCGAGCTTTGCTCTCCCAAAAAGGGGGAAACTGTTTATGTCTCCGCTGCATCCGGAGCTGTTGGTCAGCTCGTTGGTCAGTTTGCAAAGTCGATAGGGTGCTACGTTGTTGGGAGTGCCGGGAGCAAAGAAAAG GTCGATCTCTTGAAGAACAAATTCGGGTTTGACGATGCATTTAACTATAAAGAAGAGCAAGACTACAATGCAGCTTTGAAGAG GTACTTCCCCGATGGCATCGACATCTACTTTGAGAACGTGGGAGGGAAGATGCTCGAAGCAGTGCTAAACAACATGAGGCTACACGGTCGTGTTGCTGTTTGTGGGATGATCTCTCAGTATGGCCTCGAGCAGCCCGAAGGCGTGCACAACTTGTTTAACCTCATATCAAAACGGATCCGAATGCAAGGATTTATCGTTGGCGACTACTACCATCTCTACCCGAAGTTCCTTGAGATGGTTGTGCCGCAAATCAAAGAAGGGAAGATAACATACGTCGAAGACATAGCCGAAGGCCTTGAAAGCGCGCCTAGCGCTCTCGTTGGCCTATTCTCCGGCCGTAATGTGGGGAAGCAGGTGGTGGCTGTTGCTCGTGAGTAA
- the LOC130999732 gene encoding 2-alkenal reductase (NADP(+)-dependent)-like, which yields MGEEMRNQQIILNNYVKGSVKESDMSLRNSTIISKIPDGCDGAVLVKNLYLSCDPYMLSRMKEIKDNYIDSFKPGSPIVGYGVSKVLDSSHTDYKKGDLIWGMTGWEEYTLIKDLANSFKIQETDVPLSYYTGLLGMPGVTAYVGFLELCSPKKGETVFISAASGAVGQLVGQFAKLTGCYVVGSAGSKEKVDLLKNKFGFDEAFNYKEEQDYSAALKRYFPDGIDIYFENVGGKLLEAVLSNMRLHGRIAVCGMISQYGLEQPEGVHNLFNLVAKRIRMEGFLVFDCYHLYPKFLEMVLPLIKQGKITYVEDVVEGLEGAPGALVGLFSGRNVGKQVVVVARE from the exons ATGGGAGAGGAAATGAGAAATCAGCAGATTATACTGAACAACTACGTGAAGGGCTCTGTGAAGGAATCCGACATGTCGTTGAGGAATTCCACCATCATCTCGAAGATTCCAGACGGCTGTGACGGCGCCGTTTTGGTGAAGAATCTCTACTTGTCGTGTGATCCTTACATGCTTAGTCGCATGAAAGAAATTAAAGACAACTACATTGATTCTTTCAAGCCTGGATCT CCTATCGTTGGATATGGAGTGTCGAAAGTGTTGGATTCTTCACACACCGATTATAAGAAGGGCGACCTAATTTGGGGGATGACCGGTTGGGAAGAGTACACCCTTATTAAGGATCTCGCCAACTCCTTTAAAATTCAAGAAACCGATGTGCCTCTCTCCTACTACACAGGACTTCTCG GTATGCCGGGCGTGACGGCGTATGTCGGATTTCTCGAGCTTTGCTCTCCCAAAAAGGGGGAGACTGTTTTCATTTCCGCCGCCTCCGGGGCAGTCGGTCAGCTCGTCGGTCAGTTTGCGAAGCTGACCGGATGTTACGTTGTTGGAAGTGCAGGGAGCAAGGAAAAG GTTGATCTCTTGAAGAACAAATTTGGGTTTGACGAAGCATTTAATTACAAAGAAGAGCAAGATTATAGTGCAGCTTTGAAGAG GTACTTCCCCGATGGCATCGATATCTATTTCGAGAACGTGGGAGGGAAGCTTCTAGAAGCAGTGCTGAGCAACATGAGACTCCATGGGCGCATTGCAGTGTGTGGGATGATCTCTCAATATGGCCTCGAGCAGCCCGAAGGCGTGCACAACTTGTTTAACCTCGTAGCCAAACGGATTCGTATGGAAGGATTTCTTGTTTTCGATTGCTACCATCTTTACCCCAAGTTTCTTGAGATGGTTCTTCCTCTCATCAAGCAAGGGAAAATCACCTACGTCGAGGACGTGGTTGAAGGCCTCGAGGGCGCGCCCGGCGCCCTCGTGGGGCTCTTCTCCGGCCGAAATGTCGGGAAGCAAGTCGTCGTTGTTGCTCGTGAGTAG
- the LOC130999734 gene encoding 2-alkenal reductase (NADP(+)-dependent)-like, with translation MIITSYKRNHPRKIKKKHTTHRKSSRKKKKKHTQHTLQKMGEEMRNQQIILNNYVKGSVSESDMSLRNSTIISKIPNGCDGAVLVKNLYLSCDPYMLSRMKEIEDNYAGSFKPGSPMNGYGVSKVLDSSHTDYKKGDLIWGMTGWEEYTLIKDLVDVFKIQDTDVPLSYYTGLLGMPGITAYVGFFELCSPKKGETIFISAASGAVGQLVGQFAKLTGCYVVGSAGSNEKVDLLKNKFGFDEAFNYKEEQDYSAALKRYFPDGIDFYFENVGGKLLEAVLSNMRLHGRIAACGMISQYSLEQPEGVHNLFNLVAKRIRMEGFLVFDYYHLYPKLLEMVLPLIKQGKITYVEDVVEGLESAPAALVGLFSGRNVGKQVVVVARE, from the exons ATGATCATCACAAGTTACAAAAGGAACCAtccaagaaaaattaaaaaaaaacacacaacaCACAGAAAGAGttcaagaaagaagaagaaaaaacacacacaacacacactgcAGAAAATGGGAGAGGAAATGAGAAATCAGCAGATTATACTGAACAACTACGTGAAGGGCTCTGTGAGTGAATCCGACATGTCGTTGAGGAATTCCACCATCATCTCGAAGATTCCAAACGGCTGCGACGGCGCCGTTTTGGTGAAGAATCTCTACTTGTCGTGTGATCCTTACATGCTTAGTCGCatgaaagaaattgaagacaacTACGCTGGTTCTTTCAAACCTGGCTCT CCTATGAATGGATATGGAGTGTCGAAAGTGTTGGATTCTTCACACACCGATTACAAGAAGGGCGACCTCATTTGGGGGATGACTGGTTGGGAGGAGTACACCCTCATTAAGGATCTTGTCGACGTCTTTAAAATTCAAGATACCGATGTGCCTCTCTCCTACTACACAGGACTTCTCG GAATGCCGGGCATAACGGCTTATGTCGGATTTTTCGAGCTTTGCTCTCCCAAAAAGGGGGAGACTATTTTTATTTCGGCTGCCTCCGGGGCAGTCGGTCAGCTCGTCGGTCAGTTCGCGAAGCTGACCGGATGTTACGTAGTTGGAAGTGCAGGGAGCAATGAAAAG GTTGATCTCTTGAAGAACAAATTTGGATTTGACGAAGCATTCAATTACAAAGAAGAGCAAGATTATAGTGCAGCTTTGAAGAG GTACTTCCCCGATGGCATCGATTTCTATTTCGAGAACGTGGGAGGGAAGCTTCTAGAAGCAGTGCTTAGCAACATGAGACTCCATGGGCGCATTGCAGCGTGTGGGATGATCTCGCAATATAGCCTCGAGCAGCCCGAAGGCGTGCACAACTTGTTTAACCTCGTAGCCAAACGGATTCGTATGGAAGGATTTCTTGTTTTCGACTACTACCATCTTTACCCCAAGCTTCTTGAGATGGTTCTACCTCTCATCAAGCAAGGGAAAATCACCTACGTCGAAGACGTGGTTGAAGGCCTCGAGAGTGCGCCCGCCGCCCTAGTCGGCCTCTTCTCCGGCCGCAATGTCGGGAAGCAGGTCGTTGTAGTTGCTCGTGAGTAG